The Fructilactobacillus ixorae genome has a window encoding:
- a CDS encoding LysM peptidoglycan-binding domain-containing protein — protein sequence MDKQEKPQEPWDQSFDGKPSQTSTNQKAMPASSRMARRKKQGNIKVIVTILASVVVLIALFALAFGMSKQGDLNSSAKPATEKQTKPAKHKQAAKKQSKPAKKSATKQTDSTADQADQTGDPTSSNANAAEADNQTAQNNQPAAATTANSSEPANSATTTTSQQSQANNQAAPKDYVVVQQHEGIYRVAKNAGISMQELERLNGLTSQSVIVPGQKLRIR from the coding sequence TTGGATAAGCAAGAAAAACCGCAAGAACCATGGGATCAATCTTTTGATGGGAAACCAAGTCAAACGAGTACGAACCAAAAAGCCATGCCCGCTTCGTCACGGATGGCGCGCCGTAAAAAGCAGGGGAACATTAAGGTGATTGTGACTATTTTGGCTTCTGTAGTTGTGTTAATCGCGTTGTTTGCGTTAGCCTTTGGGATGTCAAAGCAGGGCGATTTGAATAGCTCCGCTAAGCCAGCTACCGAAAAGCAAACGAAACCGGCTAAGCACAAGCAAGCAGCTAAAAAGCAATCCAAACCGGCGAAAAAATCAGCTACCAAGCAAACTGATTCCACTGCTGATCAGGCCGACCAAACTGGGGACCCGACCTCAAGTAATGCTAATGCTGCTGAGGCTGATAATCAGACTGCTCAAAACAATCAACCAGCGGCAGCAACTACCGCGAATAGTTCTGAACCAGCTAATTCAGCAACGACCACAACGAGTCAGCAGTCGCAAGCAAACAACCAGGCAGCGCCTAAAGACTACGTTGTTGTTCAGCAGCATGAAGGAATTTACCGGGTAGCTAAAAATGCCGGAATTAGCATGCAAGAACTGGAACGGTTGAATGGGTTGACCTCCCAAAGTGTGATTGTTCCCGGTCAAAAATTACGAATCAGATAA
- a CDS encoding RecQ family ATP-dependent DNA helicase — protein sequence MDQLTQLLQNKFGFSRFRPGQRETLERLQHRQSVLAVLPTGAGKTLIYQLYGALLDRPVIIVSPLLSLMTDQVERMQYGGEKRVVALNSQQSWAERQQTLADLSQYRFIFISPEMLANQTVLRALQQLDIGLFVIDEAHCISQWAVDFRPDYLDLGKYWRALGTPQLLLLTATASQRVQDDIIKKLQAPAVQKLVWNVDRSNIFLAEQTLATETAKQDYLVKFVQQITGPGIIYFSSKKVANQMTAKLQAETDLRVAAYHADLDTAARFTIQHQFMDDELQLICATSAFGMGIDKANIRFVVHYHLPQDLESYMQEIGRAGRDEHQSLALLLYVPGDEQLSLTLVQRSIPTEHELELFEQHQSATLNDQVRRLLQYYQDHNVDRTTLLQVFQAERKRKEQAILLVVRYALTTECRRTALLSRFSSTKTADITWCCDNEQPDWTVDQLGLAPTAPVAVKFRDWRQIIAELF from the coding sequence ATGGATCAGCTAACGCAACTGTTACAGAATAAATTTGGGTTTTCCCGCTTTCGTCCCGGTCAGCGAGAGACGCTCGAACGGTTACAGCACCGGCAATCGGTACTGGCCGTTTTGCCAACGGGAGCGGGCAAAACCTTGATTTACCAGTTGTACGGCGCATTGCTTGACCGCCCCGTGATTATTGTTTCGCCCTTATTATCGCTCATGACCGATCAAGTAGAGCGGATGCAGTATGGGGGTGAAAAACGGGTGGTAGCCCTTAATTCCCAGCAAAGTTGGGCAGAACGGCAACAAACGCTCGCGGACCTTTCGCAGTACCGGTTTATCTTCATTTCTCCTGAAATGTTGGCCAATCAAACGGTGCTTCGCGCACTCCAGCAGTTAGACATTGGCCTCTTTGTGATTGATGAAGCTCACTGTATTTCTCAGTGGGCGGTTGATTTTCGCCCCGATTATTTAGACCTTGGCAAATACTGGCGGGCGTTAGGAACGCCACAGCTCTTGTTATTGACCGCGACGGCGTCACAACGAGTTCAGGATGATATCATCAAGAAATTACAGGCCCCAGCTGTGCAAAAGCTGGTCTGGAACGTTGACCGGTCAAACATTTTTCTAGCGGAACAAACGCTGGCAACGGAAACCGCTAAGCAGGATTATCTGGTGAAATTCGTGCAACAGATTACCGGGCCGGGGATTATTTATTTTTCCAGCAAAAAGGTTGCCAATCAAATGACCGCAAAACTCCAGGCAGAAACGGATCTGCGGGTGGCGGCCTATCACGCCGATTTAGATACCGCGGCGCGCTTCACGATTCAACACCAGTTTATGGATGACGAGCTCCAACTAATTTGTGCCACTTCTGCGTTTGGAATGGGGATTGATAAAGCTAACATCCGGTTTGTAGTTCATTACCACTTACCCCAGGATTTAGAAAGTTACATGCAAGAAATTGGACGAGCTGGTCGGGATGAACACCAGAGCCTTGCTTTACTCCTCTACGTTCCCGGTGACGAACAGTTAAGCTTAACGCTCGTGCAACGGAGCATTCCAACGGAACATGAGTTGGAATTGTTTGAACAGCATCAATCCGCTACTTTGAATGACCAGGTTCGGCGGTTGTTGCAGTATTATCAGGATCACAACGTTGACCGGACGACGCTGTTACAGGTCTTTCAAGCGGAACGAAAGCGCAAGGAACAGGCCATTTTACTGGTGGTGCGGTATGCACTGACCACCGAGTGTCGGCGCACGGCATTGCTCAGTCGTTTTTCTAGTACCAAAACCGCTGACATAACCTGGTGTTGTGATAATGAGCAACCGGACTGGACGGTTGACCAGTTAGGATTAGCGCCCACAGCACCCGTGGCCGTTAAATTTCGGGATTGGCGGCAAATTATCGCGGAATTATTTTAA
- a CDS encoding helix-turn-helix domain-containing protein, with protein sequence MLTIEQALALVLLAKKQPRRPRSLTNLVRGKRTVATLYWGFRYQWLGMLGIGRYLAIQELPFASLRHQQLVAVDHEQDYLTTAGLNQQQALFQHLPLQWQAEFQTTDLQRLKSRLLLLTQVISEFDHHENHYFAVRTPMRERVWVKNYFFQLVHTKRLAQFQADLTAFLATLPTPAAQVVSHELVGYHNNGWTREQIAQALRLNPLAVAFIELAALAQLVRWNRNQPAGTLAPLSQGLQKDLITKKARQTLQLYQTWHDVKRVAAQQHIKSSTVDEHLLETAIYVPLAQFPYSDFVSPKEVQRLVKQDGNNVDDWQFQSEQAGGLSFFQFRLIQIWLTKLARKEAGHGSANATVTE encoded by the coding sequence ATGCTGACAATTGAGCAAGCACTGGCCCTGGTGCTGTTAGCTAAAAAGCAACCCCGGCGCCCCCGGTCGTTAACTAATTTAGTCCGGGGTAAACGGACCGTTGCGACCCTCTACTGGGGCTTTCGCTATCAGTGGCTGGGGATGCTAGGGATTGGGCGCTATCTCGCAATCCAAGAGTTACCCTTTGCTAGTTTGCGGCACCAGCAACTGGTGGCCGTTGATCACGAACAGGACTACCTAACGACAGCTGGGTTAAACCAACAACAAGCGCTTTTCCAGCACCTTCCTTTGCAGTGGCAAGCAGAATTTCAAACCACTGATTTACAGCGGCTCAAGAGCCGGTTATTATTATTAACCCAGGTAATTTCTGAATTTGATCATCATGAAAACCATTATTTTGCGGTGCGGACCCCAATGCGGGAACGGGTCTGGGTTAAGAATTATTTTTTTCAATTAGTTCACACAAAACGATTGGCGCAGTTTCAGGCCGATTTAACGGCTTTTTTAGCTACGTTACCAACGCCAGCAGCCCAAGTCGTGAGCCATGAACTAGTTGGCTATCACAATAACGGGTGGACGCGGGAGCAAATTGCCCAAGCACTCCGGTTAAATCCACTGGCAGTCGCTTTTATTGAGCTAGCTGCATTGGCTCAACTGGTTCGTTGGAATCGAAACCAGCCGGCCGGGACCCTGGCGCCACTTAGTCAAGGACTGCAAAAGGATTTGATTACGAAAAAGGCACGCCAGACGTTACAGCTTTATCAAACCTGGCACGATGTAAAGCGGGTCGCAGCGCAACAACACATTAAGTCGTCAACCGTAGACGAGCATTTATTAGAAACCGCCATCTATGTGCCCCTTGCCCAGTTTCCGTATTCTGACTTTGTGAGTCCCAAAGAAGTGCAGCGGTTGGTTAAGCAGGATGGAAATAACGTGGATGACTGGCAGTTTCAGTCCGAGCAAGCGGGCGGATTATCCTTTTTTCAATTTCGGTTAATTCAGATTTGGTTAACGAAGTTAGCCCGAAAGGAAGCAGGTCATGGATCAGCTAACGCAACTGTTACAGAATAA
- a CDS encoding ECF transporter S component, translating to MKTNNQELKRMVAIAMLSAIAYLLMFVSFPILPYVPFLKLDFADVPILLGLLLLGPVGAVEITLLKLFLYWMTMGFSVIELVGLMGSLVASLLLIVSFTWLKSWLFSGKYKTVAAIAISAVVLALGMGLLNYFILMPVYLHVAGFQLSISLPKLILIGVIPFNLIKGVLDGTLLVLIYGRFRHWIAHR from the coding sequence ATGAAAACTAATAATCAAGAATTAAAGCGAATGGTAGCAATTGCCATGCTCAGTGCGATTGCCTACTTATTAATGTTTGTTTCGTTTCCAATTTTGCCCTACGTGCCCTTTTTAAAGTTAGACTTTGCCGACGTGCCCATTTTACTGGGACTGCTGTTATTAGGACCGGTCGGGGCCGTAGAAATTACCCTGCTCAAGCTGTTTTTATACTGGATGACCATGGGTTTTTCTGTCATTGAACTGGTGGGGTTAATGGGTTCCTTAGTGGCGTCCTTGCTCCTCATTGTTAGTTTTACTTGGTTAAAGAGCTGGCTCTTTTCGGGTAAGTACAAGACGGTGGCAGCCATTGCCATTAGTGCCGTGGTACTCGCGCTGGGAATGGGATTGTTAAACTACTTTATCCTGATGCCAGTTTATCTGCATGTGGCTGGCTTTCAGCTGTCTATTTCACTGCCCAAGTTGATTTTAATTGGGGTCATTCCGTTCAATCTGATTAAGGGAGTCCTCGATGGAACCCTCCTCGTATTAATTTATGGACGTTTTCGTCATTGGATTGCGCACCGCTAA
- a CDS encoding pseudouridine synthase has protein sequence MSERLQKVMAHAGVASRRASEQLIQTGHVRVNGQVVTTLGQKVEPTDRIEVDHKPIHQEALVYFLLNKPRGVITSAADEKHRKTVLDYFNHQVSERIYPVGRLDYDTTGALLLTNDGELDYRLTHPKHEIPKTYVAKVTGIPDATDFDRLRSGVKLDASHQSAPAEVRLVKKAGATGQNAVIEVTIHEGRNHEVKNMFQAIGHPVEKLKRIAFAELKLADLEPGQWRPLNKRELRNLFELTEGGSRNEN, from the coding sequence ATGAGTGAACGATTACAAAAAGTAATGGCCCATGCGGGAGTGGCTTCTCGACGCGCCAGCGAACAACTAATTCAAACGGGCCACGTGCGGGTGAACGGTCAGGTCGTAACCACCCTCGGGCAAAAAGTTGAACCAACTGACCGCATTGAGGTTGACCATAAGCCGATTCATCAGGAAGCGTTAGTCTACTTTTTGCTGAATAAGCCCCGGGGAGTGATTACGTCGGCTGCTGATGAAAAACACCGCAAAACCGTGTTAGATTACTTTAACCATCAAGTTTCAGAACGGATTTATCCGGTTGGTCGACTAGATTACGATACAACCGGAGCATTATTACTTACAAACGACGGGGAACTGGATTATCGCTTAACGCATCCGAAACATGAAATTCCCAAAACGTACGTTGCCAAGGTGACTGGGATCCCGGATGCGACTGATTTTGACCGCTTACGATCCGGAGTCAAACTTGATGCCAGCCACCAAAGTGCGCCGGCTGAAGTCCGCTTGGTTAAGAAAGCGGGTGCAACGGGGCAAAATGCTGTGATTGAGGTTACCATTCATGAGGGCCGGAACCATGAGGTCAAAAACATGTTTCAAGCCATTGGTCATCCTGTTGAAAAACTGAAACGGATTGCCTTTGCAGAACTGAAGTTAGCTGATTTGGAGCCGGGTCAGTGGCGGCCCCTGAATAAACGGGAGCTACGGAACTTATTTGAACTTACTGAAGGAGGAAGTCGGAATGAAAACTAA
- the scpB gene encoding SMC-Scp complex subunit ScpB, which translates to MSIRGKLEALIYAAGGAGIKISKLAELTGLSMAVVRENVVQLAQTMATDDHGVMLYQTGELVWLGTKPDYADVVQQLTDQPESLLTPAMLETLTIVAYQQPITRVQVDEIRGVNSVVSLRNLQSLGLIIVSGQADEPGQPNLYQTTDLFLQAFGLQTLQQLPSLPESEPTPEAGMYQKDTDKGDQE; encoded by the coding sequence ATGAGCATTAGAGGAAAATTAGAGGCCCTGATTTATGCCGCTGGTGGGGCGGGAATTAAAATTAGTAAATTAGCCGAACTAACGGGACTTTCGATGGCGGTCGTGCGCGAAAACGTGGTGCAACTCGCACAGACCATGGCAACCGATGACCATGGCGTCATGCTTTACCAAACTGGAGAATTAGTCTGGTTAGGAACGAAACCAGACTACGCTGATGTGGTGCAACAATTGACCGATCAACCGGAATCGTTATTGACCCCCGCTATGCTAGAAACCCTCACAATCGTTGCTTACCAGCAACCCATTACCCGGGTGCAGGTGGATGAAATTCGGGGGGTCAATAGCGTGGTCTCGTTACGTAATTTACAGAGTTTAGGGTTGATTATCGTTAGTGGGCAAGCCGATGAACCCGGACAACCTAATTTATATCAAACCACCGATTTATTTTTACAGGCGTTTGGGTTGCAAACCCTGCAGCAATTGCCTTCGCTACCGGAGAGTGAACCGACTCCTGAGGCGGGGATGTACCAGAAAGATACCGATAAAGGAGATCAGGAATGA
- a CDS encoding segregation and condensation protein A: protein MSKDTLKLHLTDFDGPLELLLHLIKEAQMDIYDINIKDITNQYFQYLQQMKQMQLEIAGSFFVMAANLMRIKSQWLLAEEIDDGEPEEDPREDLVNQLLEYRRYQKAAHTLHQREQHRHRIYSVPAVQSTNDVEIQPNEFEVASLVGTWQRIWHRHRRTAVGPVNQIEEWQFRISTQAAQIVTRLNQTSNRRLAFSELYAPTAGLEEVVTDFLALLTLVKRQLVRVTQPVGRNEIMIEGDNARDEH from the coding sequence ATGAGTAAGGACACTTTAAAACTGCATTTGACAGATTTTGATGGCCCGCTTGAGCTGTTACTACATTTGATCAAAGAAGCTCAAATGGATATTTATGACATTAACATTAAAGACATCACCAACCAGTACTTTCAATATCTGCAACAAATGAAGCAGATGCAGTTAGAAATTGCCGGTTCGTTTTTTGTCATGGCGGCCAATCTGATGCGAATTAAATCGCAATGGTTGCTAGCAGAAGAGATTGATGATGGCGAACCAGAGGAAGATCCGCGAGAGGATCTGGTCAACCAGTTGTTAGAATACCGACGCTATCAAAAGGCCGCGCACACGCTTCACCAGCGTGAACAACACCGGCACCGCATTTATTCAGTTCCAGCGGTCCAGAGTACCAATGACGTTGAAATTCAACCGAACGAATTTGAAGTGGCCAGCTTAGTGGGAACTTGGCAGCGAATTTGGCACCGGCACCGCCGAACGGCCGTGGGTCCGGTCAATCAAATTGAAGAGTGGCAGTTTAGGATTTCTACCCAGGCCGCTCAGATTGTGACCCGGCTTAACCAGACGAGCAACCGGCGGCTAGCCTTTTCCGAGTTATATGCGCCCACGGCGGGGTTAGAAGAAGTGGTGACCGACTTTTTGGCGTTGTTAACGTTGGTTAAACGGCAGTTAGTGCGGGTCACGCAACCGGTGGGGCGCAATGAAATTATGATTGAAGGTGACAACGCACGCGATGAGCATTAG
- a CDS encoding riboflavin biosynthesis protein RibT, which yields MLYKYRPEHEKVILGILTLTRRTEQVHYLPEELAWYADSKKRALYLWKDQFDNWAGVIGVEVTHHCLLVRKIILTPDAETYFNVFRILDNIRELYPNQPVIGTLQNQEVITRWERTTNE from the coding sequence ATGCTATATAAATATCGCCCAGAACATGAAAAAGTGATTCTAGGCATTTTAACGTTAACCCGGCGGACCGAACAGGTGCACTACCTTCCAGAGGAGCTTGCATGGTACGCAGACAGCAAGAAGCGAGCTCTTTACCTGTGGAAGGATCAGTTTGATAACTGGGCGGGGGTGATTGGAGTGGAGGTTACTCACCACTGTTTGTTGGTACGAAAGATTATTCTAACCCCGGATGCGGAGACTTATTTCAACGTTTTTCGGATCTTAGATAACATTCGTGAGTTATATCCGAATCAGCCGGTGATTGGAACCCTCCAAAACCAGGAAGTAATTACCCGGTGGGAGCGCACGACAAATGAGTAA
- the xerD gene encoding site-specific tyrosine recombinase XerD, producing MNEQLENYLHYLVVERGLSDNSIKSYRQDLTQFATYLADQQVTSWAAVDQFTVLSYLEQEKQGGKARNSVIHSVSSLRKFFQYLMRLQVITVDPMQKIATPKRGTHLPSVLTEQETDRLLAVPLVNRKLGKRDRAILEVLYATGLRVSELVNLRLQDLHLEMNLIQTLGKGDKERIVPIDAVAIHWLTTYLETVRPELLKQKRSPYVFLNAHGGQLSRQSVWKLLKQAAAQAGIQKNITPHTLRHTFATRLLEHGADLRTVQELLGHADLSTTQIYTHVSHEHLTSEYQKYHPRA from the coding sequence GTGAATGAGCAACTGGAAAATTATTTACATTATCTCGTGGTCGAACGGGGGCTCTCGGATAACTCGATTAAGAGTTACCGCCAGGATTTAACCCAATTTGCTACGTATTTGGCTGACCAGCAGGTGACTAGCTGGGCGGCAGTGGATCAGTTTACGGTGTTAAGTTATTTAGAACAGGAAAAGCAGGGGGGGAAGGCTCGGAATTCGGTGATTCACAGTGTTTCCTCCCTGCGGAAGTTTTTCCAATATTTGATGCGCTTACAGGTCATTACGGTTGATCCAATGCAAAAAATTGCCACCCCCAAACGAGGCACCCATCTGCCGTCCGTTTTGACCGAACAAGAAACGGATCGCTTATTGGCAGTTCCACTAGTTAATCGCAAACTCGGAAAGCGAGATCGGGCCATCCTCGAGGTGTTGTATGCAACTGGACTCCGGGTTTCTGAGCTGGTTAACTTGAGGTTGCAGGATTTGCATTTGGAAATGAATTTAATCCAAACGTTAGGGAAAGGGGATAAGGAGCGCATTGTGCCGATTGATGCTGTCGCCATTCACTGGCTAACCACATATTTAGAAACCGTCCGGCCCGAGCTGTTAAAACAAAAGCGGAGCCCCTATGTGTTTTTAAACGCCCATGGGGGACAATTGAGTCGGCAAAGTGTGTGGAAATTATTAAAGCAGGCGGCGGCGCAGGCGGGAATTCAGAAAAACATCACGCCGCATACGTTGCGACATACGTTTGCCACCCGGTTGTTAGAGCACGGGGCCGACTTGCGTACGGTTCAAGAGTTGCTGGGCCATGCTGATCTATCCACCACCCAAATTTATACCCACGTTTCGCATGAGCATTTGACGAGTGAATACCAAAAATACCATCCACGTGCGTAA
- a CDS encoding CvfB family protein, whose translation MNKQLGTVITTKVTDENATEYFVQSEGLTYSLAKSEINKPLKLGSTFRGFAYENEQHHLRITRQSPAIGFDQYGWGTVVSKKFGLGVFIDLGLPDKDLAVSMDDLPAMRSLWPDVGDQLLVALRRDSKGRLWGELADEEVFKAISQPATNPKLKNRTIKARVINPKKMGTQVLTDQYQLGFIDRSEVEQEPRLGELITARIIGIRPNKTVYLSMRPRAYEAISDDAEMIYRTLAMRADHFLPYNDHSDPEAIQTYFGISKSQFKRALGNLFKRHQINITATGIQLVEDQRE comes from the coding sequence ATGAATAAGCAACTGGGAACTGTCATTACGACCAAGGTAACTGACGAAAATGCGACGGAATATTTTGTCCAAAGCGAGGGGCTAACCTATTCCTTGGCGAAATCAGAAATTAACAAGCCACTAAAACTGGGAAGCACCTTTCGCGGGTTTGCCTATGAAAATGAACAGCATCACCTGCGGATTACCCGGCAAAGTCCTGCGATTGGGTTTGATCAGTATGGCTGGGGAACCGTGGTAAGCAAAAAATTTGGTCTGGGCGTGTTTATTGACCTAGGGCTCCCCGACAAGGACTTAGCCGTCTCGATGGATGATTTACCCGCCATGCGTTCCCTCTGGCCGGACGTCGGGGATCAGTTATTAGTAGCCTTACGGCGGGACAGTAAGGGGCGATTGTGGGGCGAATTGGCCGATGAAGAAGTCTTTAAAGCAATTTCACAGCCAGCAACTAATCCAAAGTTAAAAAATCGGACCATCAAGGCCCGGGTAATCAACCCGAAAAAAATGGGGACCCAGGTGTTAACCGACCAGTATCAGTTGGGGTTCATTGACCGTTCTGAAGTGGAGCAAGAACCCCGGTTAGGTGAATTAATCACCGCTCGAATCATTGGAATTCGCCCCAATAAAACCGTCTACTTATCGATGCGGCCCCGAGCTTACGAGGCCATTTCCGATGATGCTGAAATGATTTATCGGACGCTTGCAATGCGGGCGGATCATTTTTTACCGTACAACGATCATAGTGATCCAGAAGCCATTCAAACGTACTTCGGAATCAGCAAGAGTCAGTTCAAGCGGGCGCTGGGGAACTTATTTAAACGCCACCAAATCAACATTACCGCTACTGGAATTCAACTCGTGGAGGACCAGCGTGAATGA
- the pyk gene encoding pyruvate kinase: MKRTKIVSTLGPASNDVDTITTLLNSGANVFRFNFSHGDHEEHLSRMNMVKEAEKRTGKIAGILLDTKGAEIRTTKQADGKIEFKTGDQFRISMDDSLEGTKDKIAVTYPGLYDDVKVGGQVLFDDGLVGTKILEKDDQNRELVVEVTNNGVLGSRKGVNAPGVSINLPGITEKDSDDIRFGCDQGINYIAASFVRKPQDIMDIRALLEEKNMQDVQIFPKIESQEGIDNFPEILKVSDGLMIARGDMGVEIPPENVPAVQKRLIKMCNEAGKPVITATQMLDSMQDEPRPTRAEVSDVANAVYDGTDATMLSGESANGDYPVASVSMMARIDEVSDGLFNEFGTPRPVFQDGDVTEALGESVARIAKDMGIHTIVVATGSGYTARMISKYHPDANILALTFDDRVRRGLTVNWAVNPVLVEKPESAEAMVNLAVSKAVETGLAQEGEEIIVTTGVPLGDEGTTNTVRVQLIGTKLAQGQGIGDDTVIGKAVVADNAQAADANSVEGSVLVVKDTNKDYLPAMKKASAIVVETGGLTSYAAVIGISLDVPVIVAAHNATSTITDGELVTVDARRGVVYQGNQVKND, translated from the coding sequence ATGAAGAGAACAAAAATCGTAAGTACACTTGGACCAGCTTCAAACGACGTTGATACGATTACAACGTTGTTGAATAGTGGTGCAAATGTTTTTCGTTTCAACTTTTCCCATGGAGACCATGAAGAACACCTATCACGGATGAACATGGTGAAAGAAGCTGAAAAGAGAACTGGAAAGATTGCTGGGATTCTCTTGGATACCAAGGGAGCCGAAATTCGGACGACGAAACAAGCCGATGGCAAGATTGAATTCAAGACAGGTGATCAATTCCGGATTTCTATGGATGATAGCCTCGAAGGTACGAAAGACAAGATTGCCGTAACTTATCCAGGACTTTACGATGATGTTAAAGTTGGTGGTCAAGTTCTCTTTGATGATGGTTTGGTCGGAACGAAGATCCTGGAAAAGGATGACCAAAACCGTGAACTAGTAGTGGAAGTTACGAACAACGGGGTTTTAGGTTCCCGCAAAGGGGTTAATGCTCCCGGAGTTTCCATCAACTTACCAGGAATTACCGAAAAGGATTCGGATGACATTCGCTTCGGTTGTGACCAAGGCATTAACTACATTGCCGCTTCATTTGTACGGAAACCCCAAGATATCATGGATATTCGGGCTTTGTTGGAAGAAAAAAACATGCAAGACGTCCAAATCTTTCCTAAGATTGAATCCCAAGAAGGAATTGACAACTTCCCAGAAATTTTGAAGGTTTCTGATGGATTGATGATTGCCCGGGGTGACATGGGAGTTGAAATTCCCCCCGAAAATGTTCCCGCAGTACAAAAACGGTTGATTAAGATGTGTAATGAGGCTGGTAAGCCAGTGATTACTGCAACCCAAATGCTGGACTCAATGCAGGACGAACCACGCCCAACGCGGGCCGAAGTTTCTGACGTAGCTAACGCCGTTTACGATGGTACGGATGCCACGATGCTGTCTGGTGAAAGTGCCAACGGTGACTACCCAGTCGCTTCCGTTTCAATGATGGCTCGGATTGACGAAGTTTCAGATGGACTATTTAATGAATTTGGAACTCCGCGTCCGGTCTTTCAAGATGGCGATGTAACTGAAGCACTCGGTGAATCAGTCGCTCGGATTGCAAAGGACATGGGAATTCACACGATTGTTGTTGCTACTGGTTCCGGTTACACAGCGCGGATGATTTCTAAGTATCACCCAGATGCTAACATCTTAGCTTTAACCTTTGACGATCGGGTTCGGCGTGGCTTAACGGTTAACTGGGCCGTTAACCCGGTCTTGGTTGAAAAGCCAGAATCCGCAGAAGCAATGGTGAACTTAGCTGTTTCTAAGGCAGTTGAAACTGGCTTAGCCCAAGAAGGCGAAGAAATCATCGTTACTACCGGGGTTCCATTAGGTGACGAAGGAACAACGAACACGGTGCGCGTTCAATTAATCGGAACCAAGCTTGCTCAAGGGCAAGGAATTGGGGATGACACCGTAATTGGTAAGGCGGTGGTTGCTGACAACGCCCAAGCTGCTGATGCGAACTCTGTTGAAGGTAGCGTACTGGTAGTTAAAGACACCAATAAGGATTACCTGCCAGCAATGAAGAAGGCAAGTGCCATTGTGGTTGAAACCGGTGGCTTAACTTCTTACGCAGCGGTCATTGGAATTTCGTTAGATGTTCCAGTAATTGTTGCTGCTCACAATGCTACGTCCACGATTACCGATGGTGAATTGGTAACGGTTGATGCTCGGCGTGGAGTGGTTTACCAAGGTAACCAAGTTAAAAATGATTAA